The Acomys russatus chromosome 27, mAcoRus1.1, whole genome shotgun sequence genome includes the window GTCCCTGCCCCAGCTCAGACAATGCCCAGTGTTCGGGTCTCAAGACCAGAATCAAGTTCTTTGCCTGGGGACCCCAGGCCAAGCTTTCCTGACTTTCTTTTACCCTCAGTCTGTTCCGGTACATACACCCCTCAGAGGAGGAACTGCGTGCGCTTGCAGGGAAACCGAGGCCCAGGGGCAGGAAGGATCGGTGAGTGGCCCCATGGAGCCCAGGCAGGGCTATGCCCTCTCGTCCGGTGACAGGCCTCACCTCTGCCGGAAGACATGGCAGCTCTGGGGGGGGCATGGCCTGCCCTCCAACTTATGGtgctgctgggcacagtggctgcaGTTAGCATCTTGTATTCCTTGCTGTTTGCTGTGGGCTGGCCCTGAGTCTCATACCTAAAGTGGCTGAGGTGTTTCCAGGCCAGCACCATCCAAGCTTTCTAGGAGGCCCGGGGGAGATCGCTGTCCCTCACCTCTCACTGTCCCCATGTGCTCAGGTGGACAAATGGCCCTCTCGATGAGAAGCCACTGTCAGTGCCTCGAGACGCCCATTTCCAGCTGGAGACCAGACCTCTCACGGCTGTGGATGCCCTAGGTAACACCCAGCTCggtccccactccccttccctatgctGGGGTTAGCCTGCCCAGGAGGGCTGTGGGGTCCCCCAAGCCTGGAGCAGGCTGCTGAGCTCCTGTCCCCGCAGTCCTGCGCTTCTTTCTGGAATACCAGTGGTTCGTGGACTTCGCTGTGTACTCCGTTGGTGTGTACCTCTTCACGGAGGCCTACTATTTTGTGCTGGGCCCGGTCCAGGAGACCAACATCGCTGTGTTCTGGTGCCTGCTCACGCTGGCCTTCTCTTTGTATCCTTCCCTGGGGCTCAGCCCATGGGTCTCAGGCCCCCAGTGTCCCTGACTCTCCAGCTTGCTGTCTGTGAGTCAGCCACTGTGCCATAAACCTGCCTCAGAGTCAGGGGTATGCAGGGcatcctggtctcaccctccatCACCAGGCGACAGGTGCATCACTGCACTGGTCACACAGTCTGGTTCTCTTGGATTGGCCCCAATTGGGTGAGTTCCTTCCCCTCCATGCCCCTGGGTTCACACATAGAGGCTGGGGTTCTATCCCACGCATTGTTTTTGGGTTTcttgttgtttgattttgttcttgttttgagacagggcttctctctttagccttagctgtcctagactcactttgtagcccaggctggcctcgaactcacagcgatctgcctggcctctgcctcccaagtgctagattaaaagcgccaccacgcccatctcaTCCCAAGCATTgtccctctaaaaaaaaaatggcttctgaCTTTTCAAATGCTACCTCTGCATGCCCATCCCTCCCTAGGTGCAGCCACCATGGTTTCTGATTGGCCACAGGCCCTTAGGCCACCTCCAACCACACACCAGCACAGCCAACTCCCCTGATCCCACACCCCAAGTTTAAACTCCAGGTCAATTCCTCTAGTGTTGTCTGTGCCCTTGAGATGGGGGTCAAGGAAGGGCCCGAGATTGTCCCTGGCTTTCTTAACCCCATCCCCAGCAAGGTGTTCCTCATGATGACCCGGCTGTACTTCAGCGCCAAGGAGGATGGCGAGCGCTCGGTGTGTCTAGCCTTcggcttcctctttctcctcctggccaTGCTGGTTCAGGTGGTGCGGGAGGAGACGCTGGAGCTGGGCCTGGAGCCAGGTATGGGtgcccctggctggcctcgaactcacagagatcctcctgcctctgtcacagAGTGCTGGCTTTAAGATGTAGCTGTTATtactataaagatttatttttattcaatgcgtgtggatgttttgccatgatgtgtctgtgtgccaggtTGTGCAGTACCAGCaacggccagaagagggcactggagttcCAGAGGCTTGCAGGCcgtagtgtgggtgctgggatatgAATGTGGGCTTTGTGAAAGAGCGGCAagagctcttaattgctgagccatctctctagcctctgttttgtttgtctggttttgtttattatttaattatttattttatgtatgcgaGCGCTATGTTTccatgcacactagaagagggcatcagatcccacgacagatggctgtgagccaccatgtggatgctggggattgaactcgggacctcagTGTTTTTagttgttgagccatctctccagcccttcatggtatttttggttttgttttgtttttaagatttatttaaaattgccgttctgtgtatgtgtgtgtttgtgtgtgtgctcgaGCGTGCAGGTGCTATTCCAGCCTAAAAGAGGGTAAACTAAACGACTTAAAAGTTGGATACCCCAGAGCAacagttacagacggttgtgaaccaccctACATGGGTCTTGGGAACCAAACTGGCGTCCTCTTGGCCAGTGCCTTCTCTGAGcactctccccagccctgggttcTGTTTTGGAAGAGTCTGATCCCAGCAGGGCTCCATGCAGCTCAGGGGCAGGGCACTTGCACCATGGGATGCAAATAGAGGGTACAAATAAAAGTTGCTGTCTGTCCTGGGGTCGGGCCTGCGGAGCTCTGCGAGCAGGGCAGCCTGAGTTTGCACCCACGTAAAGGGTAGAAATTGGCTGCCCACACCTGTAAAGTCCAGCACTGGGtggcagcactgggaggcagaggcaggcggatctgcaAGCAGGAAGGCAAGACAGCCTACCTTTTCAGAAACCAAAGCAGTCGATACCacttgattctctccttccctcaggccTGGCCAGCATGACCCAGAACCTGGAGCCTGTTCTGAAGAAGCAGGATTGGGACTGGGCGTGAGTCCTGGGGTGGGCGCAGGTAGGGGAGCATCCATAGCCCGCTCTGCCTGCGGGCTGAATTCTGACCAGCAGTGAGTTTTTCTGACACCATCTCTTCTTCCCAGACTCCCTGTGGTCAAGCTGACCATCCGCCTTGGCCTGGCAGTGCTAGGCTCTTTGCTGGGCGCCTTCCTCATTTTCCCGGGCCTGAGGCTGGCCCAGACCCACCAGGACGCGCTGACCCTGTCTGAGGACCGGCCGCTGCTGCAGTTAGGCGGGTCTCCCCCCCGGGGTGGGATAGAGGTTGTGGTAGAAGCTGGTGTCAGGAGCCTGGTCCCACCGCGCTGCTCGCCCTCAGGCTGCTCCTGCACACCAGCTTCCTGTCGCCCCTGTGCACCTTGTGGCTCTGGACAAAGCCAGTCGCCCGGGACTTCTTGTATCAGGCTCCCATGAAGAACGTGACCTTCTCTCTGTGCGTGTTGGGGGACCCTGAGAGACCTGGGGTGCCTGAGGCCATGAGCTGGGAAGATGGTGGCCTGGGGAAAGAGGGCTCACCCAGCTTCCCCATCTGGTTGGCTCTTGTTGCAGGCCGTCAGAAGGGGCCTTCGACTCCCTGCGCCtctgggtgctggtggtgctgtgtCTGCTGCGGCTGGCGGTGACCCGGCCCCACCTGCAGGCCTACCTGTGCCTGGTCAAGACTCGGGTGGAGCAGCTGCGCAAGGAGGCGGGCCGCATCGAGGCCCGCGAAATCCAGCAGCGGGTTTGCACCCCTGGTGGCCTGGTCGTGGGGGGTCCCTTCCCTGGGAAGACCACCCCTCTGCAGCCTCCATTGTCTCCCCCGTCAGGTGATCCGGGTCTACTGCTACGTCACGGTGGTGAGCCTGCAGTACCTGACGCCGCTCATCCTCACTCTGCACTGCACACTGCTGCTCAAGACCCTGGGTgcggggctggggggaggggaggggagaggggcgaGGCGGGGGTGGGG containing:
- the Tmem161a gene encoding transmembrane protein 161A isoform X1, yielding MAVLGVQLVVTLFAATLMHRLAPHCSFARWLLCNGSLFRYIHPSEEELRALAGKPRPRGRKDRWTNGPLDEKPLSVPRDAHFQLETRPLTAVDALVLRFFLEYQWFVDFAVYSVGVYLFTEAYYFVLGPVQETNIAVFWCLLTLAFSFKVFLMMTRLYFSAKEDGERSVCLAFGFLFLLLAMLVQVVREETLELGLEPGLASMTQNLEPVLKKQDWDWALPVVKLTIRLGLAVLGSLLGAFLIFPGLRLAQTHQDALTLSEDRPLLQLLLHTSFLSPLCTLWLWTKPVARDFLYQAPMKNVTFSLPSEGAFDSLRLWVLVVLCLLRLAVTRPHLQAYLCLVKTRVEQLRKEAGRIEAREIQQRVIRVYCYVTVVSLQYLTPLILTLHCTLLLKTLGGYSWTLGPAPPPLASSQPSDTLISVDTAGDEAQQTAAQVAKVLGGLLTPPFLRGVLAYLIWWTAACQLLSSLFGLYFHRHLAAS
- the Tmem161a gene encoding transmembrane protein 161A isoform X2 — protein: MHRLAPHCSFARWLLCNGSLFRYIHPSEEELRALAGKPRPRGRKDRWTNGPLDEKPLSVPRDAHFQLETRPLTAVDALVLRFFLEYQWFVDFAVYSVGVYLFTEAYYFVLGPVQETNIAVFWCLLTLAFSFKVFLMMTRLYFSAKEDGERSVCLAFGFLFLLLAMLVQVVREETLELGLEPGLASMTQNLEPVLKKQDWDWALPVVKLTIRLGLAVLGSLLGAFLIFPGLRLAQTHQDALTLSEDRPLLQLLLHTSFLSPLCTLWLWTKPVARDFLYQAPMKNVTFSLPSEGAFDSLRLWVLVVLCLLRLAVTRPHLQAYLCLVKTRVEQLRKEAGRIEAREIQQRVIRVYCYVTVVSLQYLTPLILTLHCTLLLKTLGGYSWTLGPAPPPLASSQPSDTLISVDTAGDEAQQTAAQVAKVLGGLLTPPFLRGVLAYLIWWTAACQLLSSLFGLYFHRHLAAS